From Pseudothermotoga thermarum DSM 5069, a single genomic window includes:
- the argB gene encoding acetylglutamate kinase encodes MTYRIPTILDVLPMLTDLKGKIIVTKIGGSVMRSKETLESFAKDIATMKAFGIKPIVVHGGGPEINQMLEKLGIQTKFQSGYRVTDKETLEVVLMVLAGKTNKHLVKILNDFKANAVGVCGVDANLFECEKDLTFGDIGFVGKIVSVNCDFVLDLLYKGYIPVIATVGSGKDGIYNINADVAAAYLAKALKAEKLIILTDVDGVLVNGEVVKSLTISQAQHLIETSVAKEGMLPKLTGVIDAVKDGVKSVHIINGKIEHAVLLEIFGMTLGTIIKEG; translated from the coding sequence ATGACATATAGAATACCAACGATTTTGGATGTACTACCAATGCTTACCGATTTGAAGGGGAAAATAATCGTTACGAAAATTGGTGGAAGTGTTATGAGGAGCAAAGAAACTTTGGAGAGCTTTGCCAAAGATATTGCAACGATGAAAGCTTTTGGAATAAAGCCGATAGTTGTTCACGGTGGAGGGCCTGAGATAAATCAAATGTTAGAAAAACTAGGAATTCAAACCAAATTTCAAAGTGGATACAGGGTAACAGATAAAGAAACGTTGGAAGTGGTGTTGATGGTTTTGGCGGGAAAAACAAACAAACATTTGGTGAAAATATTAAACGATTTTAAAGCGAATGCAGTTGGTGTATGCGGAGTTGATGCAAATTTATTCGAATGTGAAAAAGATTTAACCTTTGGAGACATAGGATTTGTTGGAAAAATCGTTTCAGTAAACTGTGACTTTGTCTTAGATCTTCTTTACAAAGGATATATACCTGTTATTGCAACAGTGGGGAGTGGTAAGGATGGGATTTACAACATAAACGCAGATGTGGCGGCAGCTTATCTTGCCAAAGCTTTAAAGGCTGAAAAGCTGATCATTCTCACGGATGTAGATGGTGTTTTGGTGAACGGGGAAGTTGTCAAATCGCTTACAATTTCTCAAGCTCAGCATTTAATTGAAACAAGTGTAGCAAAGGAAGGAATGCTTCCAAAACTAACAGGTGTCATAGATGCGGTCAAAGATGGGGTAAAGAGTGTGCACATAATAAATGGAAAGATTGAGCATGCGGTTTTACTTGAGATTTTTGGAATGACGCTTGGAACAATCATAAAGGAGGGTTAA
- the argH gene encoding argininosuccinate lyase — protein sequence MSEKLWDKGYQLDSLIEDFTVGEDYLLDMKLIEYDILASIAHARMLQKKNLLTVEEFSAIENALKKLLNLVEAGKFEIKKEQEDCHTAIENFLVQEIGEIGKKIHTARSRNDQVLTAIRLYQKDELMQIYSLIKDLQKSLKKFAKKYRSVQFAGYTHTRKAMPTNFEIYAYAFVDALQDDLKLLKAIYEIIDQCPLGTGAGYGVPIEVDREFTAKELGFKKVQENPIYAQNSRAKFDALIVQTLLQIGYDLNKLATDLIFFSLEEIGYVVLPKQFCTGSSIMPHKFNPDPLELLRANYHRLIGNLMQILSLSSNLISGYHRDFQLLKKPLIDSFETVKQMIVVMKVIVDGLKVDEEKCKKSLTEEVFSTHKVYELVKQGIPFREAYKMVAIQYSKGGQV from the coding sequence ATGTCTGAGAAACTTTGGGATAAAGGTTATCAACTTGACAGTTTGATTGAAGATTTCACCGTAGGGGAAGATTACTTGCTAGATATGAAATTGATCGAATACGATATATTGGCAAGCATAGCACACGCTCGAATGCTTCAAAAGAAAAATCTCCTAACGGTTGAAGAATTTTCAGCAATCGAAAATGCTTTGAAAAAGTTGTTGAACTTGGTCGAAGCTGGAAAATTTGAAATAAAAAAAGAGCAAGAAGATTGCCATACAGCAATAGAAAATTTCCTTGTTCAAGAAATCGGGGAAATTGGAAAGAAGATCCATACTGCAAGATCTAGAAATGATCAAGTTTTAACTGCCATAAGGCTTTATCAAAAAGATGAGCTAATGCAAATTTATAGTCTAATAAAGGATCTTCAAAAAAGTTTGAAAAAATTTGCCAAGAAATATCGTTCGGTGCAATTTGCTGGGTACACACATACAAGAAAAGCTATGCCAACGAATTTTGAAATTTATGCTTATGCTTTTGTAGATGCTCTACAAGACGATTTAAAATTGCTCAAAGCAATTTACGAAATAATCGATCAATGCCCCTTGGGAACTGGCGCTGGTTATGGTGTACCGATCGAGGTCGACAGGGAATTTACCGCGAAAGAACTTGGATTTAAAAAGGTTCAAGAAAATCCAATATACGCCCAAAACAGCCGAGCAAAGTTTGATGCACTTATTGTTCAAACTTTGCTGCAAATTGGATACGATTTGAATAAATTGGCTACGGATTTGATTTTCTTCTCTTTAGAAGAAATAGGTTACGTTGTGCTACCAAAGCAGTTCTGCACTGGTAGTTCTATAATGCCGCACAAATTCAACCCAGATCCCTTGGAATTGCTAAGAGCCAATTACCACAGATTGATTGGCAATTTGATGCAGATACTTTCTCTCTCATCCAACTTGATATCTGGTTATCATAGGGATTTTCAACTGTTGAAGAAACCATTGATTGACAGTTTTGAAACGGTCAAACAGATGATCGTTGTGATGAAAGTAATCGTCGATGGTTTGAAAGTTGATGAAGAAAAATGCAAGAAAAGTCTGACAGAAGAGGTATTCTCCACCCACAAAGTTTACGAGCTGGTCAAACAAGGAATTCCTTTTAGAGAAGCTTACAAAATGGTTGCTATCCAATATTCAAAGGGAGGTCAAGTATGA
- a CDS encoding metal ABC transporter substrate-binding protein, protein MRKIIPFIMVILTTTLFGLNLVATINPYYLLLKDLVASTNCGIHLLIKPTSNPHTFSPTISDVKKLSAADFVLANGLDLEPYLKGYKNVIYASDFIPKEFLIEADEHQEDHHDHGKFNPHIWLSPKLVKDFIIPKVVEVLSQKDPQNEEIYRKNAFNLIKRLEDIQVRLDQTLRNFENGVLVITHPSTVYLTSEYKIKTLALEEGHGKEPSAKKIKEIIEEAKQRKLLGIFAEKQFNPKLLEQIAKELKQKIIVIDHLGVEANNIVEYYENLLKAFQEAVQAR, encoded by the coding sequence GTGAGAAAAATCATTCCTTTCATCATGGTTATTTTGACTACAACACTTTTTGGCTTAAATCTTGTGGCAACGATAAATCCATATTATCTTCTTTTGAAAGACTTAGTTGCCTCAACCAATTGCGGGATACATTTGCTTATAAAACCAACCAGCAATCCACATACCTTTTCTCCAACAATTTCAGACGTCAAAAAACTTTCTGCAGCTGATTTCGTGTTGGCAAACGGACTTGATTTGGAACCTTATCTTAAAGGGTACAAAAACGTGATTTACGCAAGCGATTTTATCCCGAAAGAATTTTTGATAGAAGCCGACGAACATCAAGAAGATCATCACGATCATGGAAAGTTCAACCCGCACATCTGGCTTTCTCCAAAGCTTGTTAAGGATTTCATCATTCCTAAAGTGGTAGAAGTGCTATCTCAAAAAGATCCGCAGAACGAGGAAATCTATAGAAAAAACGCATTTAATCTGATTAAACGTTTGGAAGATATTCAAGTACGACTGGATCAAACCTTAAGAAATTTTGAAAACGGTGTTTTGGTGATAACCCATCCCTCCACGGTTTATTTGACTAGCGAATACAAGATAAAAACTCTGGCACTTGAAGAGGGACACGGAAAAGAACCAAGTGCAAAGAAAATCAAAGAAATCATAGAGGAAGCAAAACAGAGAAAGCTTTTGGGTATATTTGCCGAAAAACAGTTCAACCCAAAACTGCTTGAACAAATAGCCAAAGAGTTGAAGCAAAAAATAATCGTCATAGACCATCTTGGCGTCGAAGCAAACAATATTGTTGAGTACTACGAGAATCTTCTTAAAGCTTTTCAAGAAGCGGTGCAAGCGAGGTAA
- the argJ gene encoding bifunctional glutamate N-acetyltransferase/amino-acid acetyltransferase ArgJ — MEQIPEGFLFSSVHCGIRRKRKDLGIIYSLAPCSAAGTFTTNTIKAAPVVYTSNVLERNNTNIRAVIVNSGVANSCTGELGLKNAIATAEFLAKKLMLDEDSVLVASTGLIGVQLPMDKIINGIEMAVENFTTDPLGFAEAITTTDTTLKLSSVCLNLNGKKVKILGIAKGSGMIHPNMATMLAFILTDAKISPQLLKKLFKESVDQTYNMIDVDGDTSTNDMALILANGFSDVEINEGTKECEEFFKALNQINMELARKIVEDGEGASKVIEVEVLGAPDIEKARKIARTIASSNLVKTAIHLEDLNWGRILAAAGYSGVIFDYSKVDLYLLAEGKMVKLVENGCGCSFDEETARSILAQKEVKIVLDLKQGQASAKALGCDLTEKFIEISGRYKR, encoded by the coding sequence ATGGAGCAAATTCCTGAAGGATTTTTATTCTCCTCCGTTCATTGTGGAATAAGAAGAAAAAGAAAGGACCTTGGGATAATATATTCCCTTGCACCTTGCAGTGCAGCGGGTACTTTCACAACCAACACGATCAAAGCCGCACCGGTTGTGTACACTTCAAACGTGCTTGAAAGAAATAACACAAACATTAGAGCAGTGATTGTCAACAGTGGTGTTGCAAATTCTTGCACCGGCGAACTTGGTTTGAAAAATGCCATTGCAACGGCAGAGTTTCTGGCAAAAAAGCTGATGCTTGACGAAGATAGCGTTTTAGTTGCTTCCACTGGTTTGATCGGTGTTCAACTTCCTATGGACAAGATAATCAACGGTATAGAAATGGCCGTTGAAAATTTTACAACGGATCCACTTGGCTTTGCGGAGGCAATAACGACAACCGATACCACTTTGAAACTTTCCTCGGTTTGTTTGAATTTGAACGGTAAAAAGGTGAAAATTTTGGGAATTGCAAAGGGTAGCGGGATGATTCATCCAAACATGGCTACAATGCTTGCCTTTATCTTGACTGACGCAAAGATCTCTCCACAGTTGTTGAAAAAACTTTTCAAGGAATCTGTTGATCAAACTTACAACATGATCGACGTTGACGGTGACACAAGCACAAACGATATGGCTTTGATTTTGGCAAACGGTTTTAGCGATGTGGAAATAAACGAAGGGACAAAGGAATGTGAGGAATTTTTCAAAGCCCTAAACCAGATAAACATGGAATTGGCAAGGAAAATAGTTGAGGATGGTGAAGGGGCAAGCAAAGTGATAGAAGTTGAAGTACTTGGGGCACCAGATATTGAAAAAGCTAGGAAAATTGCACGAACAATAGCTTCATCCAATCTAGTTAAAACGGCAATTCATTTGGAGGATTTAAACTGGGGAAGAATACTAGCTGCCGCTGGGTATTCCGGAGTCATATTTGATTATTCAAAAGTTGATCTTTACCTTTTGGCGGAGGGAAAGATGGTAAAACTAGTTGAAAATGGTTGTGGATGCAGCTTTGACGAGGAAACAGCAAGATCAATCCTTGCTCAGAAAGAAGTTAAGATCGTTTTGGATCTTAAGCAAGGTCAGGCAAGTGCTAAAGCGCTTGGTTGCGATTTAACAGAAAAATTCATCGAAATATCTGGGAGGTACAAAAGATGA
- the argC gene encoding N-acetyl-gamma-glutamyl-phosphate reductase has protein sequence MIKVSIVGVTGYTGLELLRILKRHPYVNLEVISSKSHAGKSLSYHFPFSFEEKMIEDLERSIELAQESDVVFLAVPTGVSYEIANKLSKPKIIDLGADFRFNDPKVYEQWYGKKLENYEKFDRVYGLTEIYREQIRNARIVANPGCYPTSVILALAPLLKEKLLLDQTITVDSKSGVSGAGRKDSAEYSFCELNEGMKPYSVVNHRHVPEMEQELSKLFGEKVQLVFTPQLAPMTRGILSTIYVKTKASLLDVYHLYKKFYEKEKFVHVLEPNVFPSTKWTVGSNHVFISMTKDERTDTLVLISVLDNLVKGASGQAVQNMNVMFSLEEDLGLVENPIFP, from the coding sequence ATGATAAAGGTCAGCATCGTTGGAGTAACAGGTTATACAGGTTTGGAACTTTTGAGGATACTCAAAAGACACCCATACGTAAATCTCGAGGTGATATCCTCAAAAAGCCATGCCGGTAAGAGTTTAAGTTACCATTTTCCGTTCAGCTTCGAAGAAAAAATGATTGAAGATCTTGAAAGATCCATCGAATTAGCTCAAGAGAGTGATGTGGTGTTTTTAGCTGTTCCAACTGGTGTATCTTACGAAATAGCCAACAAGCTTTCAAAACCAAAAATCATAGATCTTGGGGCGGATTTCAGATTCAACGATCCAAAGGTTTATGAACAGTGGTACGGCAAGAAATTGGAAAACTACGAAAAATTCGACAGAGTTTACGGTTTAACGGAAATTTATCGCGAGCAAATTAGAAATGCAAGAATCGTGGCAAACCCAGGTTGTTATCCCACATCGGTTATCTTGGCTTTGGCGCCGCTGCTGAAGGAGAAACTTTTGCTGGACCAGACGATAACAGTCGATTCGAAATCGGGAGTTTCTGGAGCTGGAAGAAAAGACAGCGCTGAATATTCTTTCTGCGAACTCAACGAAGGCATGAAACCCTACAGCGTGGTCAACCACCGACATGTACCTGAAATGGAACAAGAACTTTCAAAACTTTTTGGTGAAAAAGTGCAACTGGTGTTTACTCCTCAACTTGCACCGATGACGCGCGGTATCCTTTCCACGATTTATGTTAAGACGAAAGCTTCGCTGTTAGATGTTTATCATTTGTATAAAAAATTCTACGAGAAGGAAAAATTTGTGCACGTGTTGGAACCAAATGTTTTTCCTTCAACCAAATGGACTGTTGGTTCAAACCACGTTTTCATATCTATGACAAAGGATGAAAGAACCGATACCTTAGTTTTGATCAGTGTTCTAGACAACTTAGTGAAAGGAGCTTCTGGACAAGCCGTTCAAAACATGAACGTCATGTTCTCCCTTGAAGAAGATTTAGGACTTGTTGAAAATCCAATTTTCCCGTGA
- a CDS encoding acetylornithine transaminase, whose product MNEYLMNTYSRYPIVLDHGKGSWVWDENGNKYLDFAAGIAVNSLGHANRKLLKALKTQAEKLIHCSNLYWTRPQMELAKLLIEKSFGKGKVFFANSGTEANEAAIKIARKYGKKFSQTKFKILSATNSFHGRTYGSLSATAQEKYQKPFTPLVDGFEYFEFNNIEDLKKKMSEDICAVILEPIQGESGIVPAKKEFLQQVRNLCDSYNALLIFDEVQCGVGRTGKLFAYQLYDVQPDVLTLAKGLGGGLPIGAVLVNEKADILEPGDHGSTFGGNPLVCSVAISVLQEISKPEFLSKVEKAGKRLKNGLLRLKKKYPELIKDVRGIGLMIGVELNKISAKEFSSTCVKEGLLLAPAGNNTLRFLPPLTISFKEISYGLNIFESCLQKVMQSNLQAAG is encoded by the coding sequence ATGAACGAATATTTGATGAATACCTACAGTAGATATCCTATAGTGCTTGATCACGGTAAAGGTTCATGGGTTTGGGATGAAAATGGCAACAAATACCTTGATTTTGCGGCGGGAATAGCGGTTAATTCACTTGGACATGCCAACAGAAAACTTTTGAAAGCCCTCAAAACCCAGGCTGAAAAGCTGATACACTGTTCCAATCTTTATTGGACAAGACCACAGATGGAACTTGCAAAACTTTTGATTGAAAAGTCCTTTGGAAAAGGAAAAGTCTTTTTTGCAAATAGCGGAACAGAAGCAAATGAAGCAGCTATCAAGATTGCAAGGAAATACGGAAAGAAGTTTTCACAAACTAAATTTAAAATTCTATCTGCTACTAATTCTTTCCATGGAAGAACTTATGGTTCTCTCAGTGCAACTGCTCAGGAGAAATACCAAAAACCTTTTACTCCTCTTGTGGATGGGTTTGAGTACTTTGAATTCAACAACATTGAAGATTTGAAAAAGAAAATGTCTGAAGACATTTGTGCGGTGATTTTAGAGCCCATTCAAGGAGAAAGCGGAATTGTGCCTGCAAAAAAAGAATTTTTGCAACAGGTTAGAAATCTTTGTGATTCGTACAACGCATTACTTATATTCGATGAAGTTCAATGTGGAGTAGGTAGAACAGGAAAGCTTTTTGCATATCAACTTTACGATGTTCAACCGGATGTTTTAACACTTGCAAAAGGGTTGGGAGGAGGTTTACCAATAGGAGCTGTTTTAGTCAACGAAAAAGCGGATATTTTGGAACCAGGTGATCATGGTTCTACTTTTGGGGGTAATCCGCTGGTTTGCTCAGTTGCAATCAGTGTTCTTCAGGAAATTTCAAAGCCAGAGTTTTTGTCCAAAGTTGAGAAGGCTGGAAAAAGGCTGAAAAACGGTTTATTAAGATTGAAAAAGAAATATCCTGAATTGATAAAAGATGTGAGGGGCATTGGTTTGATGATAGGGGTTGAGCTGAATAAAATCTCTGCAAAGGAGTTTTCTTCAACATGTGTTAAGGAAGGACTTCTTCTTGCGCCTGCTGGGAACAACACTTTAAGATTTCTTCCACCTTTGACAATTTCGTTTAAAGAAATAAGTTATGGGTTGAACATATTCGAAAGTTGCTTACAAAAAGTCATGCAATCGAATTTGCAAGCGGCTGGTTGA
- a CDS encoding aminotransferase-like domain-containing protein, whose translation MNYKELYSDFGKNLNLSIVKELLKFAAIPGAISFGGGVPDPETFPRKELAEIAKEVIENEYYYTLQYNSTEGDSLLADQMIKFFKKVYGVDNLKHENILFTNGSQQAIDLVTRVLLDKESICIVENPVYFVAFASFKTALPTIIGIPLEDDGMNLDVLENVLQNLDMGGKIKKVKFIYTVPNFHNPAGVTMSLEKRKRLLEIAAKYDLLILEDDPYGLLRFEGKHLPSLFSLAGCERVLLLNTFSKVLTPGLRIGTIVGPKELIEKFADAKQIVDLCSPSLNQRIAARYLQRYDLISQLENAIQIYKRKRDIMVEALANEFSDIPNTRWVKPEGGLFVWLTLSEGFDTLEMLHFAKEKGVFYVPGQLFTVDEKPSSSMRLSYCLPPEEKIIEGVKRLKQAVVEYGVKKGLLR comes from the coding sequence GTGAACTACAAAGAACTTTATTCGGACTTTGGAAAGAATTTGAATCTTTCCATCGTGAAAGAACTGTTGAAGTTTGCAGCAATTCCTGGTGCGATATCTTTTGGTGGTGGGGTACCGGATCCTGAAACGTTTCCGAGAAAAGAGCTTGCTGAAATAGCCAAAGAAGTGATTGAAAACGAATATTACTACACTTTGCAGTACAACAGCACCGAGGGCGATTCTCTGCTTGCCGATCAAATGATTAAATTCTTCAAAAAAGTTTATGGTGTGGACAACCTAAAACACGAAAACATACTTTTTACCAATGGTTCGCAACAGGCAATCGATCTTGTGACACGCGTTTTGTTGGACAAAGAAAGCATATGCATAGTTGAAAATCCCGTCTACTTTGTGGCGTTTGCTTCGTTTAAGACGGCCTTGCCAACTATCATCGGTATACCTTTGGAAGATGATGGGATGAACCTTGACGTTCTTGAAAACGTTCTTCAAAACCTAGACATGGGAGGAAAGATTAAGAAGGTGAAGTTCATCTACACTGTTCCAAATTTTCACAATCCAGCAGGTGTAACGATGTCACTTGAAAAGAGAAAACGTCTTTTGGAGATTGCGGCAAAATACGATCTTTTAATATTGGAAGATGATCCATACGGTCTTCTTAGATTTGAAGGAAAGCATCTTCCAAGTTTGTTTTCGCTTGCAGGTTGTGAAAGAGTTTTGTTGTTGAACACCTTCAGCAAAGTTTTGACACCAGGTTTAAGAATAGGAACTATAGTTGGCCCGAAAGAACTTATAGAAAAATTTGCCGATGCCAAACAAATTGTGGACCTTTGCAGCCCTAGTTTGAACCAAAGGATAGCTGCCAGGTACCTTCAAAGATATGATTTGATCAGTCAACTTGAAAATGCTATACAGATTTACAAAAGGAAGCGTGATATCATGGTTGAAGCGCTTGCGAACGAATTTTCTGATATACCAAACACCAGGTGGGTAAAACCCGAAGGAGGTTTGTTCGTCTGGCTTACTCTTTCAGAGGGTTTTGATACATTGGAAATGCTTCACTTTGCCAAGGAAAAAGGTGTTTTTTACGTACCAGGTCAATTGTTCACCGTGGATGAAAAGCCAAGTTCTTCAATGAGACTTTCTTACTGTCTTCCACCAGAGGAAAAGATAATCGAAGGGGTAAAAAGGTTAAAACAAGCGGTTGTTGAATATGGCGTGAAAAAGGGTTTGCTGAGATAG
- a CDS encoding Fur family transcriptional regulator produces MKPKREHLTKTAMTILKLLENTYLPLNAYQISKKAKIPVPSVYRNISVLEEENLVKSFEFRGFSYYYPADRHVHYFVCNNCGAILPVMPCQIKEAEIEKSIGGKILDHTVIFQGICKDCLRKEV; encoded by the coding sequence ATGAAACCGAAGCGAGAACACCTTACAAAAACTGCCATGACAATCCTAAAATTGCTTGAAAATACCTATCTTCCCTTGAATGCATATCAAATTTCGAAAAAAGCAAAAATACCTGTGCCCAGTGTTTATAGAAACATAAGCGTTCTTGAGGAAGAAAACCTTGTAAAGTCTTTCGAGTTTCGTGGTTTTAGCTACTACTATCCGGCGGACAGGCACGTGCATTACTTTGTGTGCAACAATTGCGGTGCAATATTACCGGTTATGCCCTGTCAAATTAAAGAAGCAGAGATCGAAAAATCAATAGGAGGAAAAATTTTAGATCACACCGTAATCTTTCAGGGAATCTGTAAAGATTGTCTGCGAAAGGAGGTTTAA
- a CDS encoding argininosuccinate synthase, whose protein sequence is MGEKVVLAYSGGLDTSVILKWLVEKGFEVIAYVADVGQQDDFDYIRQKALATGASKVYVEDLKEEFVRDYIFVALMGNAMYEGRYLLGTALARPLIAKKQVEIAHKEGAKYVAHGATGKGNDQVRFELTYAALDPTLKVISPWKDPEFLSKFKGRTDLLKYAKEKGIPVKATIEKPYSEDENLMHISHEAGKLEDPAYVPDESIFTRTISPKDAPDEETLLQIHFKDGIPIKVVNLKDGTEKTTPLELFMYLNEIGAKNGVGRVDMVENRFIGIKSRGVYETPGATILWIAHRDLEGIAMDKEVMHLRDMLAPKFAELIYNGFWFSPEMDFLLAAFKKAQEKIDGWVIVKVYKGNVWPVARYSPTSLYDQNLSSMDVEGGFDSTDSKGFINIHAIRLKAHNVVLGSKDPFEWRKGLVDV, encoded by the coding sequence ATGGGTGAAAAAGTAGTTCTTGCTTACAGTGGAGGATTGGATACTTCGGTCATCCTGAAATGGTTGGTCGAAAAAGGATTTGAAGTCATCGCCTACGTTGCCGATGTTGGGCAGCAGGACGATTTTGATTACATCAGGCAAAAGGCGCTTGCAACAGGAGCCTCAAAAGTTTATGTTGAAGATTTAAAAGAAGAGTTTGTAAGAGATTACATCTTTGTTGCTTTGATGGGTAATGCGATGTACGAAGGCAGATATCTTCTTGGAACAGCCCTTGCCAGACCTTTGATAGCCAAGAAGCAAGTTGAAATAGCTCACAAAGAAGGTGCCAAGTACGTTGCACACGGTGCGACGGGTAAGGGAAACGATCAAGTTAGATTCGAGTTGACCTACGCCGCCTTGGATCCAACGCTCAAGGTGATCTCGCCTTGGAAAGATCCAGAATTTTTGAGTAAGTTCAAAGGAAGAACTGATTTGCTGAAATATGCCAAGGAGAAAGGTATACCAGTCAAAGCAACTATTGAAAAACCATACAGTGAAGATGAGAACTTAATGCATATTTCCCATGAAGCTGGAAAACTTGAAGATCCAGCTTATGTGCCAGATGAGTCTATCTTTACCAGGACTATTTCACCAAAGGATGCCCCCGATGAGGAAACGCTGCTTCAAATTCACTTTAAAGATGGTATACCGATAAAAGTAGTTAACCTAAAAGATGGCACCGAGAAAACAACGCCTTTGGAGCTTTTCATGTACTTGAACGAAATAGGTGCAAAAAACGGCGTAGGAAGAGTTGACATGGTTGAAAATAGGTTCATCGGAATCAAATCAAGAGGTGTGTATGAGACTCCTGGAGCAACGATACTTTGGATTGCCCACAGAGACCTTGAAGGCATAGCGATGGACAAAGAAGTCATGCACCTTAGAGATATGTTGGCACCGAAATTCGCCGAATTGATTTACAACGGCTTTTGGTTTTCTCCTGAGATGGATTTTCTTTTGGCTGCTTTCAAAAAAGCTCAAGAGAAAATCGATGGATGGGTGATCGTGAAGGTATACAAAGGAAATGTCTGGCCAGTCGCAAGGTATTCTCCAACCTCGCTGTATGATCAAAATCTTTCGAGCATGGATGTGGAAGGTGGGTTTGATTCAACTGACTCAAAAGGATTCATAAACATTCACGCGATTCGTTTGAAAGCACACAACGTAGTTCTTGGATCAAAAGATCCATTTGAATGGAGAAAGGGGCTTGTGGATGTCTGA